In Struthio camelus isolate bStrCam1 chromosome 3, bStrCam1.hap1, whole genome shotgun sequence, the DNA window GTACGTCGTATCAGTACTAATTGTGGAAAAGGCAGGCCAGGCAATAAATGTGAGCAAACAAATTGTTCATAATTccttttgcaaactgaaaatgatttttttttgaactgtatCTTCTCTCTTAGGTGTTGGAAGTGGATTTGTTGGAAGTGGATCTTTGGAGCCTTTAGGTTGCTTATGGGGAATAGTCTGCTAAGTGACAATTTAAGGGGCTGTAGTGTGTCTGCGAAGCCTTGTGAAGGTTGTATTTTTGAGTTTTaagcagccctgctgctttttGCTGTCAACCAGCTACATCACCTGGGTACTCTGCCAGTACAATTGCATGACTATGCagtgaattcttttttcttcttctagtggACTTTGATTTCCAGTTAGTTCAGCACATAGCAGTGCGAAATGATATAGGGGTGAAGGAATGGGAAAGGAATGAGTGGTAAGGAAAGGAATGGAAACTGTTTCAACTGTAGCTGCcagcaaataaatgtttttgtgaCTACAACCTAACATAGGTAATCTGAACGTGGGACACCCAAAACAAAGGTGACTTTCCTTCATTGTATCTAAATTTACATGCGTAGCAAGCTCCCTTTGGCATTCAGCATACTTTTTGGTACCTTGCTGAGCATTAGAGAACACTTCTAGTTAAGAATGTTCGTGTATCATCAGCTCTTAAAGCCTCATGTCCTACTGAAGTGGAACTACACTCTGTTGTTAATGGGTTACTTGGAACAACGTGTAGGGGAGCTGGAAACCTTTAGAGTTTTGGTTCAATAGTAGCAGTTTTCATTGCCGCTTTAGTAGTAGAGTGTGTTCATGCTAGTCAGTTACTTTCAGAGCACTCAACCCAAGGTATGTTAAGGTGAAGGCGTTGGTGTTTGGAGTTTGCCAAATACAAATACCGTATGGAAAGATTTATGAGGACAcatactgaaaagaaatgaaacaactgtATTTTATAGCTAAGCAGGATGGAATTTTTAATTGTCCTTTTTCACACCACTCTCTACCCAGCTTGTTCTGTTAGTACTCTTGGGCACCATCATGTCAACTCACTTGCCCAGAAAGTAAATATGGACTTGTAATGAGGATTTTCTACTCCTAACTAAGCCATAAACAAAGTGCTACTCCATACAAAGTAAAATGCCCTTCTAGCAAATACGTGGGATTAGTATTGTTACTTTTTACTGAGGCAGAGGGTGTGAAGATAAAGAGGGATTTGGTATGGACCGATCACCCAAACCTACGCTTGAGATTGCAGTTTGAAGGGATGCTGGCTTTGGTAATGAAGCCAGTCTGTGAGGTGGCTACAATGCTGGTGCTGTGCCACAACGTGCTGCCTCTAAAGCTGTTACTATATGACTGCTTGTAGGGCTGTAGAATAAAATGGATCATTGAAATGATCCAAATTAAACATACCCCCCCCCCGAAATATTTCAGTGGTCAGTTCACAGTTTAGCTTTGAAAACAATTTTACCAAAACAACTGAAAGGCTAGCGAATGGTCGCAAATAAACTGCAGTAAGCCGCTGGAGGTGGAGGAGTGAGGATATGACTTCTTAGATGGATTTGTTGTCAAAATGGATGTCAAATTAGTTTGAAGGGATACTGTGACAGTATGTCAGAGTACTAATAAGTGAACATGAGAATTGAGGTTTTGGTGTAGAGAATTTTGGATCCaatggggtggagggggaagctTTACTGTgaagcaaaaatgtgttttagcATCACGTAGCACTTGTTCATTTTCACTGTGATTTTGCAGTTGTGTTTTTACTACTTACGACTCACATAATGCATCTGTATATTGTTatgtgttcttttaaaaatataaaatttgtgCTATATGGATTTACAAatagcttgttcttttctttcctttaggttGCCAGCAGATGGGTGTGGGATGTTCAAAGAGACACCTGGGTTTCAGCTAAATGTGAAACTGAAACCTTTATTGCACTGGCTTTGGTAATGGCTTGTTATTATGAGTAGTGCCCTAAAAGCCACACCTGTTTTTGAGCATCACAGTACTTGGTATATTTGAAAAAGTTCCAAACATCACTATTTTAGCACTGAATTTTTAGCCCAACACCACTGGTACATTGAAAAGGATGCATTTCAGCTAATTTTacctttcttctctttgaaaaaaCTTGTGAAATATGTATGGTTGAGTACATATGGGCCTCATCTGTCATAACTCTCTGTTTTGGAAGTTAAAGGAAGTGTTGTAAAGATAAACTTCACGAAATTTTCAATGTGACTTTCTAGTGCATGCCTGGACGTGCCAAGAAATGTATTTACAATAAATTGaaagcatcaatttttttttagagTTTGTGCCTCATTGGCTTTGTAAGAGAAAGtgtgtgattttgttgttgttgttcttgtaaTGATGATAAAATGCCACAGCTTGAGTTTGTGTAGAAACAGCAAAATGGGAAGCCATCTTTACCAGCTATCTTCTACCTTTACCATTTTTGAAGTCTTTATAGAATATagagtattatttttttccttcttaatagtTAGTCACACTTAGGGTTTATGCACACACATCAGTTTGTCTTGAACGGAATGGACGTTTAATCATTACCTTCCTTGGGCCTTAAACTTGCATTAGATATGAACTCTGTTCAGGCCCCTGGCAGAAATATTCAGTGAGTGAATTCAGTGAATTTGACTGGCTTCTAATGGTGCAAGCGGAGAGATTGGTGTACGCTCAGTAACAAGACAACTGAAAACTTGTACTTAACCAGCAAAGACAGCAGTGattatattttgaaaagtcaGACTGCGACAGATCCATATGGTACTTAGACTTCTGGTTTTAGAACTGGAAGTTGAATGTTGATGCCTCTTTCAttgcaattacatttttaagagttgaaaaaatatatatatacgtaaGAACACATCTCATgcgtttattatttttaaatgtcttgtgGCCTGCGAGGATCTGACTGCGCTTAGAATTTTTTGTAGGCAAAAGGTGTGAGATTCCTAACAGAAACCATCTGAAAGTTGTAAAAAGCAGCTTGCAGTCACCAAAGGTGGGTGGATGCACAGCACCCGCTGCGCATGTAGGAGCACCCCTGCAACGCAGGCAAATCCTTTAGGATCCTGACTTTGCAGATTcttacatgggggggggggggcttctgtGCGGGCGCCCGTGCGTCCGTGCTCTTGTTGCACGGTGGGGAGCGGCTCTGCGGGGCCATTGTGCCGAGCTGAGGGGAGGCAGACGCCTGTGCCGCCCGCCGCGCTGTGCGACGCGACGGGGGGCTTTGCGGTGAGGCACGGCCCCGTCCTGCCGTTACGCAGCCGCGCCGGCAGGAGCAGCCGCGGGCGCGGCCGGGGGAcggcggcgctgggggctggCTGACGCGTGGCGCTGCGCTCCGCACCGCGGCGCCGCTgcgcgccctcctcccctcccgccccccccgcccggcgcggcggagcgCGCTGACAGCGGCTTTCTCCGCGCCCCCCTCCGTGCCCCCCTCCTGCGGTGGTTGATGGTTCACAAACGTAGCTCGTCCCCGGCTGACGTTCCCGCAGACGGGAGCCTGGCGGCggcgcagcccagccctgccggcTGCCAGCGCCCGCGCCGGTCAGCGGCGGCGTCGCTCTGCGCCGCGCGGGCAGCGCTCGCCACCGCCGGGGGATGCTGCCCCTCCGCCCCGCGCTGCTGCCCAAGCGGTgccgcggcggctcggccccgcgctcgcggcccggccgcgcggccgcccgaggacctgcggcggcggcggcggcggcagcaggagggcgcggcggcggcggcggcggcggcggcggcggcggcggggccccggcagcgggcccgcgcggcggcggcggcggcggagcgggccgcgcgccgggccggcggcgcgggccggggtcGCCGCGGGCTGCCCGGAGGGGGGCGGAGCAGGAGCTGCGCGAGCCGCCGCGCTCGTGCTCGAGCTGGCCGGTAGGGGCCGTTGCCACCCCccgcagggggagggggggcggagccgggcgcggcgcGAGGCCGggtcgcgcggcggcggcggcggcgcttctcCTCgcccagccggcggcggcggcccccgcggcggtaATGGCGGCCGTCCTGTCCCCGCGCCTCTGCGACAGCGACCCGGCCACGCCCGGCGCCCAGTCCTTGAAGGTGagagcgggcggcggccgcggggctcccgggcccggcgcggcggcggccgcctgggGCTGTGGCGGAGCAGCCGCCTCGGCgggcggcctggcccggcccccgaggacggcggcgcggcgcggcgcggccgttgtGCCGCCCTTCGGGGTCGCCTCGCGCCTCTCCTCGGGGGCCGGTGGCGCCGCAGGGCGCCGCCTCGCGGTGTGGGGGCGGCCCCCTCCCGGGGCCGAAGTTAGGGAGCGGGGAGGCCAGGCCCCGCGGGTTGTCGTCGTTTTAGAAGTCTGCGTGCGCCTTCCTGGCGCGGTGTTCCTGCTCGTTTGGTACCGCCTTCGTCGCCGGGAAAGTCCCAGAGAGGCAAAGTTTGGGTCTAGTCACAGGCACTGCTGTGGGCCTGAAGACACTGTTTTTAATTGCACCCGCTCTTTCCAGGTGCTGTTTTCACTTCTAGCCCCAGCTGCTTGCTGCTGTTTCTACACCTGCCTTCAGATACAGATTTGGcatttgctttttgaaagaaatcGTTAATTCAGgcttttcagttatttctgaaGGTGTTGTTAGTTATGTTTTCTGCACCATGTTATTGGATGAGCGTGCCGATGCTTTTTGAAGTAACCCTGTTTTATAAGGACCAGGAGCCAGGGCTTGTTTTACATGGGCATGCATTCTTAAGGGAGAAAGGGGCTTTTTTGATCTTCTAGTCTACTTACTACTTGGAGAAAAGCATAAGACTGTCCTTTGTTATGATTTTCGGTACAGTAACTGGTTGAATACATCTTAGGTAGCAGTGCGgatgttttccctttttgtgtAGAGTTCTCTGCAACAAACTGTCTTACTTTCTAGAGTTTTTGTCTCTGAGCCTGTGTGACTGAAATTGCTGGACTTTTCAGCGGATTGgaaagcagagatggagaaaaaGGGCATTCATCTCTCCTGTGATCTGAGTGTTCAGCATTCATATTTTTTAACAATGCTGAGTTGAATAAAACATCAAAGCAGAAGGCGAAACAGATGCTAGGCACTTTCTCCTAATCATTGTGTTGAGATCtgtctttttaaaacactttgaagGCTTCTGGTAGTTTTTGCATGGTGAAGCGTAGCTTGAGCTCTGGTTAAGTTTTGTCAGTGTAGCTGAGAAAATGTGGAGAAAGTCACTTTTACATGTGGGAAGTAGGGATAAACTACTGATAACATAGCTATGTCCCAAAAAAACCCTCCGGTGTGATGTTGTTTTGATTGGGGACTGCTGCTTAGTTGTTCTGATTGGTTTTACATGGGGTGCTCTTAGCGATGCTAGGAAATAGTACTATTGCTAATTCCTATGAAGATGCCACTTAATATGATTCTACAAGTATAACTTTATTAGGAAAGCAGAGCTTATTTAGacctgcttttaaatttttttttcactatgtGAAAGATACTCTTCTTCCTACTCAcaaggaaaaacacatttctcaCATAAAGAACTGTGAAATACagtaaataaaccaaaaatagaGGAGACAGATGGGTATCTCTTCTTTGTGGCCTATCTTGGCTACACTCTGAAATGTTATGTAACAAAAGTAATGTATTCTAACTTGTTAGAATTCTTTTTAGTAATATTTCAAGTGTGCAATGGTACAAAAAACATACTAGAAGGAAAGACATTTGCTAAGGTAGACCTAATAACTGTTCTTACTATTATTCAGTAAGTATAATTGTGAGCTTGATCCATTTCTGACAGGTTAATTCTTCTGTCCTAAACTTCACAAAAGTTATGAAACGTTCTTTCATACTACACTTTCTCTGGAGTTTCAGTTACTTAAAGTGCTATTTTATTCGTGGCTCTAATACTAGTGACAGTAGGTGAGTCATTTCGCTACTTCTGCCTTCTATTTCTCATTTGTAATCATGCAAGGGGGATCATTAAAATACTTTGAGATTTGCTGATGATGAGTGTTATATAGGAGTTATATGATGTTATTAGACAAAGCAGTAAAAAACACAAGAAGGCCAATGGAATCATTGATCTGCCAGATTTTTACCAAACTCTTGTTTGTCtttgggctttttattttttattactttttcaccCTTTATTCCCTTTCTTTATACAGATCTCATGAAATCTGAATAGTGACATCTGTAGCTTAAATTCTAAATGCCCCTGCGTAGTAGCCTTGTTCTGAAGATATGTCTTCTCTATCTGTTGCGATACAACAATGCAAtcagtttttctcccttcttttttcacagaagaCAGGTCTTTGCCACTTGCTGTACTTATATCTTTGGGTGAACTGTATATACcatttctttcattctgtgtGTAAATCCCTGGGTTGCTGTTGGTGATGTTTTCCTTGGCTGTTATAAGCATCAGCTGTCAGCAACATCTTGGTGTTTTTTGCTCTGTACTTGCTGTTGCTTTTGAGAGCAAGCCTCATGACATGAAAATTAGTCTTCTCTGACTGTCAGCAGTGAGGGAAGTAGCGTTTGCTGGGTCTACAGCCGTCTGGCTGTGCTGATGCCATAGGTAGTTTACATCCATGCCATCAAGAACGATGAACTTGGTGGTcagagccacagctctgtttTTTCCGCGCTCCATCTACGCTGCAGGGGGGGAAGGTCAGAAACTACCCAGTTTTCCTTCTGTGTTGCTGTGTGGAATGTGGCTAGTATATAACAAAGAATGCTGTGCTATGTAAACAGTCCTATGAGTTGTTtgtaaagagtatttttaaaaagtttagtaATTCAAGTATATTTAAATTGGAGTGCCTGACCACATAATATACAGTATTTTCTGgtattttaagttttctgttgAATACTTTTAATgtttatcttcattttcatttcaggatGATACAGAAGAAAATTCCAATGATGGTAGCCAGCCATCGAAAAGACGACGTATGGGCTCAGGGGACAGTTCTCGGAGCTGTGAAACTTCTAGTCAGGACCTTGGGTAATATTATTTTTtagaatttcaacattttttattgCTAGTCTTGTGATATTGTTCGATATGCTCAGGCATTACCTCTTCTACTCTTTTTGCTTGTGTattcttcatatatttttctgaacTGAGGAAATGTCCTGCGAGTAATTTTTTTCCCAGCACATTTtaagagatttcattttaaaactgtgcaaaatgtgcTGCAGTTTAGTTTACAATTAAAATGACAgcttcttttacttttaaaatgctacATATTTTTGGTGTGAATTTTAACACAGTAGTGCTTGCTCTTCCTGTTTTCTCATGTTCTCCCCTAGCATGGATATCCCTTTCGTCTTGTGCCGTCCCTTGACATGTTGATGAATGCTGGTTTGGGGAAAATATATGTGAAGTGGGGTGTAACTGAATCGGTTTGAAATCGTTTAGCAGGATGCTGTATTTTCAAAGGCTTGACCAGATTTTGATAGGAGTTTGTTCACATAAACAGGAATTAATTGGGCTCTCTCgggttcttttgatttttttttttttttatgtcgtTGCTGTGCTTAGATTTAGCTACTTTCCTGCTGAAAATTTGATAGAATACAAGTGGCCACCAGATGAAACAGGAGAATATTATATGCTTCAGGAACAAGTCAGTGAATATTTGGGTgtgacttcttttaaaagaaaatatccaggtatgcctgtttttaaaagttttttttttttctaaatatttatatcTTTATGTGTTTGAAACAGTAATGTGAGTCTTTTTGACTTCAGCATTAGGCAATTGATTATAAAAGATGTTGGCAAAAATAGATTTAAGTTATGCATGTTATACTTTCTATTTTTGTTACTAACATATTAGTTGAAAATGTCTCCTGCAATTTCTGAAGCAACTGAAGGCTTTTGAATATTACTGCAGAAAATCTGTAAAAAGTCTGATTTAGGGGTTAGAAGAACAAGAGGGTTTTGAAAACTTTCCTCAATTTTTGTTTTTAGGTATTTCATTGGTAATTTCTTGTTCTGCTGCTAAATCTCTGCATGCTGTTTCCTGAATTGCATCACACTTTCTATATTATggaagaatttaaaaatgaattagggAGGTATTAGGATTTAAGCCTTCATTTATTCAGAATTGACAAATCTTGTTCTTCTGCTGtcattgaatttatttttaaaaggcatattaaaagaaacaaagaatgcaccttcagtgcttttctgtgttctgtgCAGCTGAGCTCTTTTGGCATTTCCGTTACCATTAGGTTTCTACAGTGAATTTGTAAATAATAATTATAGGCAGAGTAGCCTAAAACATTGGCCATGTCCTTAGAATGtatattaaatttaaaagaaacttaTACAATTACCATGTTTATAGGAATAGTAATATAATATAGACTTACACTACCTGGAGATAAAATAGTCAAAATACTTCTACTTTCTGTGATAGATGTTGTTATGGGGGGGGTTGAGTAAATTTGCacgttgtaattttttttgttgtttcctttggAGATTTAGAAAGGCGAGATCTATCTCACAAGGAGAAACTCTACCTCAGAGAACTAAATGTTATCACAGAGACTCAGTGCACATTAGGTAAGAAAACAAGTTCTTAGAACCCTTGTTACACTATTAAAAGTATGACCTACTGATAACGTGATTCAGTTTGGTAGAGTAGAATTGTGTCATCCTGAACTGAAAACTtacattctgaaatgaaaattggtTTGTGTAAATTGACCATGAGATATTGCTATTATACGTTTATTAATAAACCAAAAAATGGGATCTATTCTAATGATTTAACACAATCCTTTCTATGTTGTGAATTAACTTAGTacctttttctctttgtgaaaAAGGGAACAGTGTGACACTTCAAACTAAAAAGTACGTGTTAGTCTTGTTTTGCTGAGTGAGCTAGGACTCAGCAAACATTGAAGTAGCATATAGGGGTCATCCTGTGTGTTAGTTTAGAACAGTGTAGGTTAAAGCACTTAAATGTATTCGTAACATAATAATGTCCTTGATATGATTTATATCgaaataacttaaaatattttttttcctctgccaatACATATGACTTGGAGCTTGTTACAGATCAAATGAtgcctagcattttttttttctgtacatcaTGGATCTGTGCAAATTTTATATCATTTTCTACCTCGAGAATAGTCCTTAGTACACTGACTTTTGCTCCCACTGCATGGCCTctttatttttgtacttaaatatacaggaaaaaagaatatctaatttttattacagaaacaaaacacaatttCACATAACATATACAGTGAAGGTATATGCTGCATTAACTGTCTGTATTTTTTAACGTTGTCATTGTAATCAGTGGGAGTAACGTAAGTCAACCTCCACTGTATTGTCAGTGATTGGAGATTAGTTgtgttggaaactttttttttttttttcaataggagTTCTATATTGTAGTTGCGAACTGAGGCATTCATGTCTGAGGCTTTTCAGACTTCTGAACTTTACCTTCATTAAGAGCCAGAGGTCTCTATGCAGTTTCATGTTCTGAATTGCCCTGACAGTGCGAATATAGGTTTGTATAGAAAACATAACCTCCTAATTCAATTTTTTACAAGTGAATTTAATGTACAGTTCACCAAGACTAGAAGGAGAGTTCTTGCTTACTTTCTCCTACCTATCATGCTTTTCAAACTCGTTAATAAATTCATTTCACTTACTGAGATAACATAAAACTCCTCGGCAAAAAACAGCGTACTTCTGTACCATTTTAGTGAGTTAAATTGACTCACAGAGGTGACTAGTAGGTGCCAGAATCAATGTGAAGGTGGAAATTGGATTCTGTAACTGTAAGCAAGAAAGAAATGAGCCCTTCCTCTTTGGGTAGAAGCAAACACTTAATCAGCCTGAGTCACTGAAAGATAAATGGCACAAGTTCACTGCTGcttgagagagggagggagggagtgagAGAGAAGCACAGTGTATAGCAGACTGTCATCTTTGGCTGCTCAAAAAATTTAGTCGATTATTGTAGGAGATAACTAACCTACAGTTAGTTTTGCCAGATAACATCACTATTGCTTTTGTCTGTCTTAGGTCTAACAGCTTTGCGTAGTGATGAAGTAATTGATCTTATGATTAAGGAATACCCTGCCAAACATGCTGAGTATTCTGTTATACTGCAAGAGAAAGAACGTCAGCGAATAACAGACCATTATAAAGAATACTCTGTAAGTAACTAGTATATGTTAAATGAATCAGAGCTGTAATGTGAACTATAAGAAAAAAGGACTTGCAAAAGGATATTGAAAGGTGTGTGAATTaatgaaattgtttttatttcagcaaaTGCAGCAGCAGAATACACAGAAAGTAGAAGCTAGTAAAGTTCCAGAATATATAAAAAAAGCTGCCAAGAAAGCTGCAGAATTCAACAGTAATTTAAACCGGGAACGAATGGAAGAAAGAAGAGCCTATTTTGACTTACAGACACATGTAGGAAGATTTAAATTTCTAATCAATGTCAGTAGGTAGCTCCTTGCTTGTTCTAGTAAAGGTGGTATTTTTTTCTACCATTCTGTCTTGCCATAAAGAATTTTTCATTACTCTTTTTCCAGATACGATGCATTTTGATATAGAGACTTAAACAGTTTTACCATTAAATTGGTAAAGctgctaaaaataataatctcaaATATATTTCatgtgaaaacttttttttttaattgaatgtacTTCTGTGTGAGGAAGCTTTTAAAATTCCGGTGTTATTTTTTTGTCATGTCTCTTAACCTGCTGATAGTAGCATAAAAATAAGGGGGATGTTTAAGTTACTAAGAAGCTTCTGTTGATCTTATTTCTAATACAAAAATAATGGAACACCTAATGAAAATAAGGGCATAGAAAATTGACAGAGAGCACCCTTAGATAATATATAGTTTACTTTGGACCTCAAGGTATTGCTTAGGCAAAATTGTAGAAGTGTTGCAAAAAAACCTAGGCATTTATATGAAAACAAATACGTTTCGTGCTTCTGCTATgcatgattaaaaatatatatatatttggttgCATTTTGAAACAAGACTGCACTGCTTACCTGAAGataataaataaagcaaataatttctCTGTATGTGAATTATTATATGGCAGTCTGTTATGGAGAGTTTACATTTTTCTGATAGTGGCCCCTGCTGGAAACACGATAGTGGATAGTTAGCTTGAtttctttctaaaggaaaaaaaaaaaaaacttccagagGGTTCTTTTCCATATATTCATCTTactgattggattttttttttttgatagtacAGGTAAGTTTCAGAATTATATCCCAAAGTTCTTGCTATGCTCCACAAATATGCAACACaataataattcattttaaagacaCCTATCATGAAAGCTAAAGTATTCTGTTGAGCtgttagtttttaatttttaagttatttaacCTATTATCCTGTTAGAAGTAGTCTTATGTGATATTAGTTTGGTTCATAGACACTTACTGATTGGATTTAATCTGGACTATTATTTTGTGAGTGGGAGCTCTTATAGTTTTAATGAATTGGATTGCCCATGGGAGAACTCGGATAGCTgttccaacttaaaaaaaaaaaagttgggggggAGAGACTTGCTAGTTCAAAAATATttggggggggtgaggaaggctcAAAAGTTTGTATGGGAAACAAAAACTTCATTGCTTTGTATTAAACAATACAGATTATCCAGGTGCCTCaaggaaaatacaaaatcttACCTACAGAGAGAACAAAGGTTAGTCCCTATCCAGTGGCTCTCATACCCGGCCAGTTCCAGGAGTACtacaaaaggtattttaaaagcatCCTAACTGCTGATTCTGGTTGCACTGATCTATTTTTCTCTGCATCTAACTGATGAAAAGCATATGAGTGTATTTACTGTAAgtttttgaattaattttatgcTTGAGGCACTTGCTAGTCTAAGAGATGTCAAATGTGACATCTTCCTGCAACAAAACAGATGTAGTATTGGCTGCAGCAGTATTTTTTCTCCACTGTATTATGGTGTTTCAGACTTGGCCTGCTCAGATGTTTACTGTGGTGAAAGGAGACAATGATTTCACTACTGCTTACCTCGTGTGTTCAGTTAGCTTCCGCTTCTGCATGCGTGCTAAGATTAATGTCGCTGCGTCAAAATGTTGTAATGCAAGCTTGTGATCAGATGATTTCTATGTGACAgtcttgctgtcttttttttttttttttttaacttttataaaaGCTTTTAACTTCAAAAAAACTAGTTTTGATTGGTCTTGTGAGTTGGATTTATAGGTAAGAGAGAAAAGGTATTGCAGTTGGATCTTTATACTTCACAAAATATGTATACATGGCTGTATACATAAATTTAAAACTTTACCCTATGGCATGCTCCCATTTTACAGGTAcctgctgatttaaaaattattgtttaaGTTTTGCCATCCGTACAACAGAGGTGATACTCAGCCTATACATGCACAGTTTTCTTTAGAGGAGAACCTTTTCATCTGCGTCTGCCTTTTTTACTCTGATGTGTACGTACAAAACCCCCTTAATGTGCATGTTACAGGAAGTTCAGAAGCATTTCAATATTATTACATtaattgaatttaaaatattagaTGTCTTGTTTATTCTCTACTTACAAGCTTGTGTGAAACTGCTCATCCTTTTTAGTGGAGAACACAGGCTTTCAAAACGTGCATCAAAATAACATCCCGCTTGTTACAATGTTTGTCTCTAATAGCAGAAGAACTTGCACTTTTTAATTAGTATCAAAGGACAAAAAAATGTGTAGAGCACATGTGTGTCTGGCTATAAGCAACATTATTAGATCTTGATCTTCTtctataattatatttttatttgcactttttgttcttcagaaatcaGGACATAAATCTATAGTCTGTACTTATTTTGCTTTAGACCCTAGCTGTTTGTGTACCTAGGTTAACACTGTTGTGCACATGCTATGTGGGTACTGCACGTTTATAAACAAAGTGTACAGTCTCTTGGTCGTAGCAACATGGGTTGATAGAAGGTTTGTAGGGTTTGAGTGACCTTTTATGATTATGTAGGTGTGAAACATTGCAAGCATATTCTTCCTGTGTTCCACAAATACCTGCCTACACAAAGACAACTAATACTAGTTAGGCAAATGTTCATGAGGAGAAATGAGTGTTTCCTACATTTTCAGAATTGTGCTTGGTTTTTATGGGCCTTCTTGAAAAAGGAAGCTGGAATGATCCACAtttcttactctttttctctGAACTGCTTGTGTTCTGTGTCTATAGTGTATGTCTATGCAAGTTTAATAAAATGCACAggcatttgtttcatttgggTTTGTTTAACTTTAGATACTCTCCAGATGAGCTTCGTTACTTGCCGTTGAACACAGCTCTTTATGAACCC includes these proteins:
- the PHF10 gene encoding LOW QUALITY PROTEIN: PHD finger protein 10 (The sequence of the model RefSeq protein was modified relative to this genomic sequence to represent the inferred CDS: deleted 2 bases in 1 codon), whose protein sequence is MVHKRSSSPADVPADGSLAAAQPSPAGCQRPRRSAAAALRRAGSARHRRGMLPLRPALLPKRCRGGSAPRSRPGRAAARGPAAAAAAAAGGRGGGGGGGGGGGGAPAAGPRGGGGGGAGRAPGRRRGPGSPRAARRGAEQELREPPRSCSSWPVGAVATPRRGRGGGAGRGARPGRAAAAAALLLAQPAAAAPAAVMAAVLSPRLCDSDPATPGAQSLKDDTEENSNDGSQPSKRRRMGSGDSSRSCETSSQDLGFSYFPAENLIEYKWPPDETGEYYMLQEQVSEYLGVTSFKRKYPDLERRDLSHKEKLYLRELNVITETQCTLGLTALRSDEVIDLMIKEYPAKHAEYSVILQEKERQRITDHYKEYSQMQQQNTQKVEASKVPEYIKKAAKKAAEFNSNLNRERMEERRAYFDLQTHIIQVPQGKYKILPTERTKVSPYPVALIPGQFQEYYKRYSPDELRYLPLNTALYEPPLDPELPALDSDGDSDDAEEGRGDEKRKTKGNSPKVSPNAICGICLKGKESNKKGKAEALIHCSQCDNSGHPSCLDMTPELVAMIKTYPWQCMECKTCIICGQPHHEEEMMFCDVCDRGYHTFCVGLDAIPSGRWICDCCQKDPPIPRRGGRRGKNSKEG